A region of Mugil cephalus isolate CIBA_MC_2020 chromosome 3, CIBA_Mcephalus_1.1, whole genome shotgun sequence DNA encodes the following proteins:
- the gcshb gene encoding glycine cleavage system protein H (aminomethyl carrier), b produces the protein MAMRTALRCLSANFSSRLPQLSSAAQLSATRLLWRSGSPRTLSTTSALSTALKFTDKHEWVRVEGKIGTVGISSYAQEALGDVVYCGLPEVGQSLEQMEEFGALESVKAASELYSPLTGEVTEINTELAENPGLVNKKCYAEGWLIKMTIEKPEELDGLMDQAAYDKFIKSLEE, from the exons ATGGCGATGAGGACAGCGCTGCGGTGCCTCTCTGCAAACTTTTCGTCCAGACTGCCTCAGCTCTCGTCAGCAGCGCAGCTCTCTGCGACTCGGCTGCTGTGGAGGAGCGGCTCTCCTCGGACTCTGAGCACCACCTCGGCCCTGTCCACAG CCCTAAAGTTCACAGATAAGCATGAGTGGGTGCGAGTGGAGGGCAAGATTGGCACTGTCGGCATCAGCAGTTATGCTCAG GAAGCATTAGGTGACGTGGTATACTGTGGACTCCCTGAAGTTGGCCAAAGCCTTGAACAAATGG AGGAGTTTGGTGCCTTGGAAAGTGTAAAGGCTGCCAGTGAGCTATACTCACcgctgacgggagaagtgacCGAAATCAACACAGAGCTGGCAGAAAATCCCGGCCTTGTGAATAAAAAATGCTATGCAGAGG GGTGGCTAATCAAGATGACCATTGAAAAACCAGAAGAACTGGATGGCCTCATGGACCAAGCTGCGTATGATAAATTTATCAAGTCACTTGAAGAATAA
- the rpl13 gene encoding 60S ribosomal protein L13: MAPSRNGMILNPHFHKDWQKRVRTWFNQPARKLRRRKARQVKARRIAPRPVAGPLRPQVRCPTVRYHTKVRAGRGFTLEELKAAGIHKKTARTIGIAVDPRRRNRSTESLQANVQRLKEYRSKLILFPRKASAPKKGDSTEEELKMATQLSGPVMPIKTVHKKEKARVISEDEKNFKAFASLRMARANARLFGIRAKRAKEAAEQDVEKKK; encoded by the exons ATGGCCCCCAGCCGGAATGGAATGATCCTGAACCCTCACTTCCACAAAGACTGGCAGAAAAGAGTGCGCACCTGGTTCAACCAGCCAGCCAGGAAACTACGCAG GCGAAAGGCTCGCCAGGTCAAGGCCCGCCGCATTGCTCCTCGTCCTGTTGCCGGACCATTGAGGCCACAAGTCAGGTGTCCCACTGTCAGGTACCACACCAAAGTTCGTGCCGGACGTGGCTTCACCCTGGAGGAACTCAAG GCGGCTGGCATCCACAAAAAGACAGCCCGCACCATCGGCATTGCAGTTGACCCTCGTCGCCGCAACAGATCCACAGAATCTCTCCAGGCCAATGTGCAGCGCCTGAAGGAGTACCGCTCCAAGCTCATCCTGTTCCCCAGGAAGGCTTCTGCTCCTAAGAAGGGAGACAGCACG GAGGAGGAACTGAAGATGGCCACTCAGCTCTCTGGACCAGTCATGCCCATCAAAACT GTTCATAAGAAGGAGAAGGCCCGGGTTATCTCTGAGGATGAGAAGAACTTCAAGGCTTTCGCCAGCCTGCGTATGGCCCGTGCCAATGCCCGTCTTTTCGGCATTCGCGCCAAGAGAGCCAAGGAGGCTGCTGAGCAGGACgtggaaaagaagaagtga